One part of the Lotus japonicus ecotype B-129 chromosome 2, LjGifu_v1.2 genome encodes these proteins:
- the LOC130736141 gene encoding agamous-like MADS-box protein AGL62, producing MSTSGKKGCGRKKIEIKKMTNTKNMQVTFSKRRIGLFQKANELCTLSGAEMALIVTSPSQNVFSFGHPSVETVIDKYLLEGQTQPSDNMQYITAQRSADVLEQNAKLSLINNQIDIDNKHNKELNLQINAMQAQFWGASLIKEMDKSQLEKFKAALDEVKKQVTRYSDMLPMQGDVAASGAAINPPIQHFFAAGPSNSMIPLHHPPPAPPQVFPPLYFQGPMMQTQHLFGGFNNMGGHGGPPPGFY from the coding sequence ATGTCTACCTCAGGAAAGAAAGGTTGTGGTCGTAAAAAGATTGAAATAAAGAAAATGACAAATACGAAAAACATGCAGGTCACTTTCTCGAAGCGCCGCATTGGGCTCTTCCAGAAAGCCAATGAGCTTTGCACGCTTTCTGGTGCAGAGATGGCTCTTATTGTCACCTCGCCAAGCCAAAATGTGTTTTCATTTGGCCATCCAAGTGTGGAGACCGTCATTGATAAGTACCTCTTGGAGGGACAAACTCAACCCTCTGACAACATGCAATACATCACGGCTCAGCGTAGCGCTGACGTGCTTGAGCAAAATGCAAAGTTGTCCCTAATCAACAACCAGATCGACATCGATAACAAGCACAACAAGGAGCTTAATCTTCAGATCAATGCGATGCAAGCTCAGTTTTGGGGGGCCTCTCTGATTAAAGAGATGGACAAGTCTCAACTTGAGAAGTTCAAGGCGGCCTTGGATGAGGTCAAGAAGCAGGTCACTCGCTATTCTGACATGCTCCCTATGCAAGGTGATGTTGCTGCTAGCGGTGCCGCTATCAACCCACCAATACAACATTTTTTTGCCGCTGGACCCTCGAATTCCATGATCCCTctccaccacccaccaccagcTCCTCCTCAGGTATTTCCACCACTGTATTTTCAGGGCCCCATGATGCAGACTCAACACTTATTTGGTGGCTTTAACAACATGGGAGGACATGGAGGACCACCCCCTGGTTTCTACTGA